From Streptomyces sp. 6-11-2, one genomic window encodes:
- the ureG gene encoding urease accessory protein UreG, whose amino-acid sequence MRPDPTPRPAHSHDHPHAGGRGTGALPRRPGRALRIGIGGPVGSGKTALVAALCRTLAPELSLAVVTNDIYTTEDADFLLRNGVLAAERVRAVETGACPHTAIRDDISANLEAVEELEATLPPLDLVLLESGGDNLTATFSRGLVHHQIFVIDVAGGDKVPRKGGPGVTSADLLVINKTDLAPQVGADLAVMDHDARAKRGDLPVLFTSLVQDPTAADVAAWVRQCLGVPAR is encoded by the coding sequence TTGCGTCCTGACCCCACACCACGACCCGCCCACTCCCACGATCACCCGCACGCCGGCGGGCGGGGGACGGGAGCCCTGCCCCGCCGACCCGGCCGGGCACTGCGCATCGGCATCGGCGGCCCGGTCGGCTCCGGCAAGACCGCACTGGTCGCGGCGCTGTGCCGCACACTGGCCCCGGAACTCTCCCTGGCCGTGGTCACCAACGACATCTACACCACCGAGGACGCCGACTTCCTCCTGCGCAATGGCGTACTGGCCGCCGAACGGGTCCGGGCCGTCGAGACCGGGGCGTGCCCGCACACGGCGATCCGGGACGACATCTCCGCCAACCTCGAAGCCGTGGAGGAGCTGGAGGCGACCCTGCCGCCGCTCGACCTCGTCCTCCTGGAGAGCGGCGGGGACAACCTCACCGCCACGTTCAGCCGCGGACTGGTCCACCACCAGATCTTCGTCATCGACGTCGCCGGCGGGGACAAGGTGCCCCGCAAGGGCGGCCCGGGTGTCACTTCGGCCGACCTGCTGGTCATCAACAAGACGGATCTGGCGCCGCAGGTCGGCGCCGACCTCGCCGTCATGGACCACGACGCCCGTGCCAAGCGCGGTGACCTGCCCGTGCTGTTCACCTCCCTGGTCCAGGACCCCACCGCGGCCGACGTCGCCGCGTGGGTGCGGCAGTGCCTCGGCGTTCCCGCCCGGTGA
- a CDS encoding peptidoglycan recognition protein, whose protein sequence is MSSSSSRSRRARAGRRRVWLAVGATVIGGAGLATAAVVLAPDHSSGTGAREARPARADTIALIGSDSSKRALPRTDTKAFSLIGVSWKDRARTFDGTAQIRTRAAAGGGWTDWRDLDFDTVGPETDEGRAPGTRGASEPLWVGPSDAVEARVTADGKQTTVPDGLRLDLIDPGTAPQGKGKGKANGQNKGNGQGQGNGQGQGNGQGQGNTGNGNGNGNGNGKGGTKPGDSAGETAAPTQQPSSPDPTSAPGDTPPDTASSATPISGADDGSSDTAPSPTAEAPTDEGGKTPEPTGPADPTAGAPAPTSDTGSDTPPTAGSEPTGPADSGDSPAPGDSTRPEPAESAAPPTGEASQPPASPAPETTAPTAPTGPAAPSIVDRATWGADESLVEDPPEYLDKVKAVFVHHTAGTNDYSCADSPAIMRAILVYHVRTEGWNDLGYNFFVDKCGTVFEGRAGGVGQRVRGAHTYGFNGDSAGISLLGDYENGGTPTAAAKQAIADLAAWKLGLDGIDPQAKVTLTAAGDTGVYKLGQKAVLNTVSGHRDGFATLCPGKTLYSALPGIRTAAGQSRYATR, encoded by the coding sequence ATGAGCTCCTCAAGTTCCCGTTCCCGCCGCGCACGTGCCGGCAGACGCCGGGTCTGGCTGGCCGTCGGTGCCACCGTGATCGGCGGCGCGGGTCTGGCCACGGCCGCCGTGGTCCTGGCCCCCGATCACTCCTCGGGCACGGGCGCCAGGGAAGCCCGGCCGGCCAGGGCGGACACCATCGCGCTCATCGGCTCCGACAGCTCGAAGCGCGCCCTTCCCCGCACCGACACCAAGGCGTTCTCCCTGATCGGTGTCTCCTGGAAGGACCGCGCCAGGACCTTCGACGGCACCGCCCAGATACGTACCCGCGCCGCCGCCGGCGGCGGGTGGACCGACTGGCGCGACCTCGACTTCGACACGGTCGGACCCGAGACCGACGAAGGCCGCGCCCCGGGCACCCGCGGCGCCTCCGAACCGCTGTGGGTGGGCCCGTCCGACGCGGTCGAGGCACGCGTCACGGCCGACGGAAAGCAGACCACCGTCCCCGACGGACTGCGTCTCGACCTGATCGACCCCGGCACCGCCCCGCAGGGCAAGGGCAAGGGCAAGGCGAACGGCCAGAACAAGGGGAACGGCCAGGGTCAGGGGAACGGCCAAGGTCAGGGGAACGGCCAAGGTCAGGGCAACACCGGCAACGGCAACGGCAACGGCAACGGCAACGGCAAGGGTGGCACGAAGCCAGGGGACTCCGCGGGCGAGACCGCGGCCCCCACGCAACAGCCGTCCTCCCCCGACCCCACCTCCGCGCCCGGCGACACCCCACCGGACACCGCCTCGTCCGCCACGCCCATCAGCGGAGCCGACGACGGTTCCTCGGACACGGCCCCCTCCCCCACCGCCGAGGCCCCCACCGACGAGGGCGGGAAGACACCGGAGCCGACCGGCCCCGCCGACCCCACGGCCGGGGCGCCCGCACCCACCTCGGACACCGGCTCGGACACACCGCCGACCGCCGGCTCGGAGCCCACCGGCCCCGCGGACTCCGGCGACTCCCCGGCCCCCGGCGACAGCACCCGGCCGGAGCCGGCCGAATCGGCCGCGCCGCCCACGGGCGAAGCCTCCCAGCCGCCCGCTTCCCCGGCGCCCGAGACGACGGCGCCGACCGCACCCACCGGACCCGCCGCCCCCTCGATCGTCGACCGGGCCACCTGGGGCGCCGACGAGTCCCTGGTCGAGGACCCGCCCGAGTACCTGGACAAGGTGAAGGCCGTCTTCGTCCACCACACCGCGGGCACCAACGACTACAGCTGCGCCGACTCACCCGCCATCATGCGCGCGATCCTCGTCTACCACGTGCGCACCGAAGGCTGGAACGACCTCGGCTACAACTTCTTCGTCGACAAGTGCGGCACCGTCTTCGAGGGTCGCGCCGGCGGCGTCGGCCAACGGGTGCGCGGCGCCCACACCTACGGCTTCAACGGCGACTCCGCGGGCATCTCCCTGCTGGGCGACTACGAGAACGGCGGCACCCCGACCGCCGCCGCCAAGCAGGCCATCGCCGACCTCGCCGCCTGGAAGCTCGGTCTGGACGGTATCGACCCGCAGGCCAAGGTGACCCTCACCGCGGCCGGCGACACCGGGGTGTACAAGCTGGGCCAGAAGGCCGTCCTGAACACCGTCTCCGGCCACCGGGACGGCTTCGCCACCCTCTGCCCGGGCAAGACCCTCTACTCCGCGCTGCCGGGCATCCGCACCGCCGCCGGACAGTCCCGCTACGCCACGCGCTGA
- a CDS encoding urease subunit gamma — translation MLLTLHERERLMIYTAAKLAQERRERGLKLNLPEATAVITSFLLEGARDGRTVTELMESGRTVLGHDDVMEGVPEMLGQVQVEATFPDGTKLITVTGPIS, via the coding sequence ATGCTTCTGACGTTGCACGAGCGTGAGCGCCTGATGATCTACACGGCGGCGAAGCTGGCCCAGGAGCGCAGGGAGCGGGGCCTGAAGCTGAATCTGCCGGAGGCCACCGCGGTGATCACGTCGTTCCTGCTGGAGGGTGCGCGCGACGGCCGTACGGTCACCGAACTCATGGAGTCCGGACGGACGGTGCTCGGACACGACGACGTGATGGAGGGGGTGCCCGAGATGCTGGGGCAGGTGCAGGTCGAGGCGACCTTCCCCGACGGCACGAAGCTGATCACGGTGACGGGGCCGATCTCATGA
- a CDS encoding urease subunit beta: MIMKSGEHPSDDPGRQDQHGSVLHPSSGVGSPSPPRRSGTGARQAARRHYTGGRPEADEPLIPGEVLYGDDPVVINAGKEVTRLRVENTGDRPVQVGSHFHFAEVNAALEFDREAAWGRRLNVLSGGSVRFEPGAVEEVELVPIGGRRIVAGLRGLCGGELDG; this comes from the coding sequence ATGATCATGAAGAGCGGCGAGCATCCCAGCGACGACCCCGGCAGGCAGGACCAGCACGGCTCGGTGCTCCACCCCTCCAGCGGCGTCGGCAGCCCCAGCCCGCCACGGCGGAGCGGGACCGGGGCGCGACAGGCGGCCCGGCGGCACTACACGGGGGGACGGCCGGAGGCCGACGAGCCCCTGATCCCGGGCGAAGTGCTCTACGGCGACGACCCGGTCGTGATCAACGCCGGCAAGGAGGTCACCCGGCTGCGGGTGGAGAACACCGGCGACCGGCCCGTCCAGGTCGGTTCGCACTTCCATTTCGCGGAGGTCAACGCCGCGCTGGAGTTCGACCGCGAGGCCGCGTGGGGGCGCCGGCTCAATGTGCTCTCGGGCGGCTCGGTGCGTTTCGAACCCGGGGCCGTGGAGGAGGTGGAGCTGGTCCCGATCGGGGGGCGGCGGATCGTGGCCGGACTGCGGGGTCTGTGCGGAGGTGAACTCGATGGCTGA
- a CDS encoding urease accessory protein UreD — protein sequence MPRRSRPVMRAHARLEVTADRDRSGRVRTRISRLRSDAPLVLRPTAAVEPTGRWNPHGAAHVALAAAAAGPIGGDHLRLDVEVAAGAALVVRSVAATLVLPGPHGRPSRTETHLRVAPAGTLVWLPEPVIAAGRCDHHATTRIDLEPGARLLAREELLLGRHNETPGTVHQRLRVTLAGRPLHDQEFAVGPDVPGWHGPAVTGGHRALGTLLVIAPDSPPDTRPNSSPTLTPTPTDADADAAVMRLTPTATLLTVLADDALTLRRHLDRGMTGPPADCAIQRGSGPPEPAETLTSKGRVTSGN from the coding sequence GTGCCTCGGCGTTCCCGCCCGGTGATGCGCGCCCACGCCCGCCTCGAGGTGACGGCGGACCGGGACCGGTCCGGCCGGGTCAGGACCCGGATCAGCCGGCTCCGCTCCGACGCGCCACTGGTCCTGCGCCCCACCGCCGCCGTCGAGCCGACGGGCCGGTGGAACCCGCACGGCGCCGCCCACGTGGCGCTGGCCGCCGCGGCCGCGGGCCCGATCGGCGGGGACCACCTACGGCTGGACGTCGAGGTCGCGGCGGGCGCGGCGCTCGTCGTACGCAGCGTGGCGGCGACCCTGGTGCTGCCGGGGCCGCACGGCCGTCCCTCACGCACCGAGACCCACCTGCGGGTCGCGCCGGCCGGCACCCTGGTCTGGCTGCCCGAACCGGTCATCGCCGCCGGCCGCTGCGACCACCACGCCACGACGCGCATCGACCTGGAGCCGGGGGCCCGCCTGCTCGCCCGCGAGGAACTGCTCCTGGGCCGCCACAACGAAACCCCGGGCACGGTCCACCAGCGCCTCCGGGTGACCCTCGCCGGCCGTCCCCTCCACGACCAGGAATTCGCCGTCGGCCCCGACGTCCCGGGCTGGCACGGCCCAGCCGTGACCGGCGGCCACCGAGCCCTGGGCACCCTGCTCGTCATCGCCCCCGACAGTCCGCCCGACACCCGCCCGAATTCCAGCCCCACCCTCACCCCCACCCCCACCGACGCCGACGCCGACGCGGCCGTCATGCGCCTCACCCCCACCGCCACCCTGCTCACCGTCCTGGCGGACGACGCCCTCACCCTGCGCCGGCACCTCGACCGGGGCATGACCGGCCCGCCGGCCGACTGCGCCATACAGCGCGGCAGCGGGCCTCCCGAACCGGCCGAAACCCTCACGTCCAAAGGCCGTGTGACGTCCGGCAATTGA
- a CDS encoding urease accessory protein UreF, whose product MNAQESQEPQDRQPQATLPALLLLADGRFPSGGHAHSGGLEAAAALDGVDDLAALEEFLRGRLATTGVVTAAFTAAACAVFGGTGRRATEVVEALETLDREFAARTPSPALRTASRRLGRQLLRAGRTIWPHPRLDELSAAPRHGPHQPVALGAVAAAAGLGPDAAALAAAHDAVLTPATAAVRLLGLDPFAVHATVARLGPRIAAVAAEAARHAHTAPEALPARAGPLLDIRAEHHAAWEVRLFAS is encoded by the coding sequence ATGAACGCCCAGGAATCCCAGGAACCCCAGGACCGGCAGCCGCAGGCGACGCTGCCGGCGCTGCTGCTGCTCGCCGACGGTCGCTTCCCCTCCGGCGGGCACGCCCATTCCGGCGGTCTGGAGGCTGCGGCCGCCCTTGACGGCGTGGACGACCTGGCCGCGCTGGAGGAGTTCCTGCGGGGACGCCTGGCGACGACCGGCGTGGTGACCGCCGCGTTCACGGCTGCGGCGTGTGCCGTCTTCGGCGGTACGGGCCGCCGGGCCACCGAGGTGGTGGAGGCGCTGGAGACGCTGGACCGCGAGTTCGCCGCGAGGACCCCGTCACCGGCGCTGCGGACCGCCTCCCGCCGCCTGGGACGCCAACTGCTGCGGGCGGGCCGTACGATCTGGCCCCACCCCCGCCTGGACGAACTGAGCGCCGCGCCGCGGCACGGCCCCCATCAGCCGGTGGCCCTGGGCGCGGTGGCCGCGGCGGCGGGCCTGGGTCCGGACGCCGCCGCGCTGGCCGCCGCCCACGACGCGGTACTCACCCCGGCGACGGCCGCCGTGCGGCTGCTCGGGCTCGACCCGTTCGCGGTCCACGCCACGGTCGCCCGGCTGGGACCACGGATCGCCGCCGTCGCCGCCGAGGCGGCGCGCCACGCGCACACGGCACCCGAGGCGCTGCCGGCCCGCGCGGGACCTCTCCTCGACATCCGCGCCGAACACCACGCCGCCTGGGAGGTGCGTCTCTTTGCGTCCTGA
- a CDS encoding NUDIX hydrolase, which yields MADLASERLWLPCHHVPVVTMDSSNAPDQLLRAQLMQVLSGIEPWDDQEQTHLAATAEWITSGAPLYRTLKPATPAKHLVSYFVVLDETREELLLVAHRKAGLWLPNGGHVEPTEDPWHTVRRECREELHIEAVPASIIGDRPIFLTVTRTRGQGQHTDVSLWYVLRGEAGQVASFDEAEFDAIKWLSLDQVLATPEGALDPHMHRFARKLMSLLALRRSKR from the coding sequence ATGGCCGACTTGGCCAGCGAGCGGTTGTGGCTCCCCTGCCATCATGTGCCCGTGGTCACCATGGATTCCTCAAACGCCCCCGACCAACTACTCCGCGCCCAGCTGATGCAGGTGCTCAGCGGCATCGAACCCTGGGACGATCAGGAGCAGACACACCTCGCTGCAACAGCAGAGTGGATCACCAGCGGAGCGCCTCTCTACAGGACGCTGAAGCCTGCCACCCCCGCGAAGCACCTGGTCAGCTACTTCGTCGTGCTCGATGAGACGCGCGAGGAGCTCCTACTCGTTGCCCACCGCAAGGCCGGCTTGTGGCTTCCCAACGGCGGCCACGTCGAGCCGACAGAGGATCCGTGGCACACGGTCCGTCGTGAATGCCGCGAAGAGCTGCACATCGAAGCCGTACCCGCCTCGATCATCGGGGACCGCCCGATCTTCCTCACCGTCACACGGACTCGCGGCCAGGGGCAGCACACTGACGTGTCCTTGTGGTACGTCCTGCGGGGAGAGGCGGGCCAGGTCGCTTCCTTCGACGAAGCAGAGTTCGACGCGATCAAGTGGCTCTCCTTGGACCAGGTCCTCGCCACGCCAGAGGGCGCCCTCGACCCCCACATGCACCGATTCGCTCGGAAGCTAATGAGCTTGCTGGCCCTCCGCAGGAGCAAGCGGTGA
- a CDS encoding ScbR family autoregulator-binding transcription factor gives MAQQERAIRTRRAVLDAAAAVFAERGYAAATVAEILSRAKVTKGALYFHFDSKASLARGVLAAQAGIEHHVPRELKLQEWVDAGMTLAARLPGEPLLLAGVRLSVDLQGRDVFGSVWPAWTQRTADFLEEAKRRGEVLPHVVPETTAHLFLGAWIGVQFVSQAVAGWADLERRMADLFEHVLPAIATPAVLARLDTAPDRGSRVIAEAEAEAVSVSEAVPVTAVAAGGG, from the coding sequence GTGGCTCAGCAGGAGCGTGCCATCCGGACCCGCCGTGCGGTGCTCGACGCGGCCGCCGCGGTCTTCGCCGAACGGGGTTACGCCGCGGCCACGGTCGCCGAGATCCTCAGCCGGGCCAAGGTGACCAAGGGCGCCCTGTACTTCCACTTCGACTCGAAGGCCTCCCTCGCCCGGGGCGTGCTCGCGGCGCAGGCAGGCATCGAGCACCATGTGCCCCGCGAACTCAAGCTCCAGGAATGGGTGGACGCGGGGATGACGCTCGCCGCCCGCCTCCCCGGGGAACCCCTGCTCCTTGCCGGTGTGCGGCTCTCCGTCGATCTCCAGGGCCGTGACGTCTTCGGCAGCGTCTGGCCCGCCTGGACGCAACGCACCGCGGACTTCCTCGAGGAGGCCAAGCGCCGCGGCGAAGTGCTGCCGCACGTCGTGCCGGAGACGACCGCGCACCTCTTCCTCGGGGCCTGGATCGGTGTCCAGTTCGTCTCCCAGGCGGTCGCCGGATGGGCCGATCTGGAGCGGCGGATGGCCGATCTCTTCGAGCACGTGCTGCCGGCCATCGCCACTCCGGCGGTACTGGCCCGGCTCGACACGGCTCCCGATCGGGGAAGCCGTGTCATCGCCGAGGCGGAGGCGGAGGCGGTGTCGGTGTCGGAGGCCGTGCCGGTGACCGCCGTGGCCGCCGGCGGCGGCTGA
- a CDS encoding urease subunit alpha — MAEISRREYGASFGPTTGDRVRLADTNLFIEVERDLCGGGDEAVFGGGKSVRESMGQSRATRGEGTPDLVITGAVVLDHWGVVKADVGVRDGRIVALGKAGNPDTMDGVHPGLVIGPSTEIAAGNGLILTAGTVDTHVHFVGPDMFEEALAAGTTTFVGGGTGPTEGSKATLATPGAWWLRRMLEACEPWPLNVLFLARGNTVSPEALWEQLRGGAGGFKVHEDWGATPAAVDAALTVADQAGVQVAIHSDTLNEAGFVEDLLAAVGGRTFHAYHTEGAGGGHAPDIIRIAGEPNVLPASTNPTRPFTVNTVAEALDMVMVAHHLNPQVPNDLAFAESRVRPTTIAAEDVLHDLGALSIMSSDAQAMGRVAEVVTRTWQTAHRMKELRGSLPGDSRADNQRARRYVAKYTICPAVAHGLEREIGSVEPGKLADLVLWQPALFGVRPTVVFKAGMAASAALGDPNASIPTPQPVLHRLGFNVGNPAAAASGVAFVAPAAVEDGLADRLGLRRRLVAVENVRGRGKRDLPENTATPRIEVDADTYSVRVDGELIEHEPAAEVPMAQRYFLF, encoded by the coding sequence ATGGCTGAGATCAGCCGGCGGGAGTACGGCGCCTCGTTCGGACCGACCACCGGGGACCGTGTCCGCCTGGCCGACACCAACTTGTTCATCGAGGTCGAGCGGGACCTCTGCGGCGGCGGTGACGAGGCCGTCTTCGGCGGCGGCAAATCCGTACGGGAGTCCATGGGCCAGTCGCGGGCCACCCGCGGCGAGGGAACACCGGACCTGGTCATCACCGGCGCGGTGGTCCTGGACCACTGGGGAGTGGTCAAGGCCGACGTCGGCGTCCGGGACGGCCGGATCGTGGCGCTGGGCAAGGCGGGCAACCCCGACACCATGGACGGGGTCCACCCCGGCCTCGTCATCGGCCCCTCCACGGAGATCGCGGCCGGCAACGGGCTGATCCTGACGGCGGGCACGGTCGACACCCATGTGCACTTCGTCGGCCCGGACATGTTCGAGGAAGCCCTCGCGGCGGGCACCACCACGTTCGTCGGCGGCGGCACGGGGCCGACCGAGGGGTCGAAGGCGACCCTGGCCACGCCGGGCGCCTGGTGGCTGCGGCGGATGCTGGAGGCCTGCGAGCCCTGGCCGCTGAACGTGCTGTTCCTGGCCCGCGGCAACACCGTGTCCCCCGAGGCCCTGTGGGAGCAACTGCGCGGCGGCGCGGGCGGGTTCAAGGTGCACGAGGACTGGGGCGCCACCCCGGCCGCGGTCGACGCCGCGCTGACCGTGGCCGACCAGGCCGGGGTGCAGGTCGCGATCCACAGCGACACCCTCAACGAGGCGGGTTTCGTGGAGGATCTGCTCGCCGCCGTGGGCGGCCGGACGTTCCACGCGTACCACACCGAGGGCGCGGGCGGCGGCCACGCGCCGGACATCATCCGGATCGCCGGCGAGCCGAACGTACTGCCCGCCTCGACCAACCCCACCCGCCCGTTCACCGTCAACACGGTGGCCGAGGCGCTGGACATGGTGATGGTGGCCCACCACCTCAACCCGCAGGTGCCCAACGACCTCGCGTTCGCCGAGAGCCGGGTGCGTCCCACGACCATCGCCGCGGAGGACGTGCTGCACGACCTCGGAGCGCTCTCGATCATGTCGTCGGACGCGCAGGCGATGGGCCGGGTCGCGGAGGTCGTGACGCGGACGTGGCAGACCGCCCACCGGATGAAGGAGCTGCGCGGCTCACTGCCCGGCGACAGCCGGGCCGACAACCAGCGGGCCCGCCGCTACGTCGCCAAGTACACGATCTGCCCGGCGGTGGCCCACGGCCTCGAACGCGAGATCGGTTCCGTGGAGCCCGGCAAGCTGGCCGACCTGGTGCTGTGGCAGCCCGCCCTGTTCGGGGTCCGGCCCACGGTCGTGTTCAAGGCCGGCATGGCCGCCAGCGCCGCCCTCGGCGACCCGAACGCGTCGATCCCCACGCCCCAACCGGTGCTGCACCGGCTGGGCTTCAACGTGGGCAACCCGGCCGCCGCCGCGAGCGGCGTCGCCTTCGTCGCGCCGGCGGCCGTCGAGGACGGGCTCGCCGACCGCCTGGGGCTGCGACGGCGGCTCGTGGCGGTGGAGAACGTACGCGGCCGCGGCAAGCGGGACCTTCCGGAGAACACCGCCACTCCACGCATCGAGGTCGACGCCGACACGTACAGCGTGCGGGTCGACGGCGAGCTGATCGAGCACGAGCCCGCGGCCGAAGTGCCGATGGCACAGCGCTACTTCCTCTTCTGA